In one Dama dama isolate Ldn47 chromosome 5, ASM3311817v1, whole genome shotgun sequence genomic region, the following are encoded:
- the OVCA2 gene encoding esterase OVCA2, with protein sequence MAAQPLLRILCLAGFRQSERGFREKTGALRKALRGRAELVCLSGPHPVVDAAASEGAKPDSEPCPPEEQPRGWWFSEQEADVFLALEEPTACRGLEEALGTVAQALNKLGPFDGILGFSQGAALAALVCALGQAGDPHFPLPRFVILVSGFCPRGLGLMEPIMQGPLSLPSLHVFGDTDGVIPSQESVQLCSRFSGAITVTHSGGHFIPAAAPQRQAYLKFLDQFAN encoded by the exons ATGGCTGCGCAGCCGCTTCTGCGGATTTTGTGTCTGGCGGGTTTTCGGCAGAGCGAGCGGGGCTTCCGTGAGAAGACCGGGGCGCTGCGGAAGGCGCTGCGGGGCCGCGCAGAGCTCGTGTGCCTCAGCGGCCCGCACCCGGTCGTGGACGCAGCGGCGTCGGAAGGCGCCAAGCCAGACTCCG AACCCTGCCCTCCGGAGGAGCAGCCTCGAGGCTGGTGGTTTTCCGAACAGGAGGCAGACGTTTTCTTGGCCCTGGAAGAGCCCACGGCGTGCAGAGGTCTGGAGGAAGCCCTGGGAACGGTGGCACAGGCACTGAACAAGCTGGGGCCTTTCGATGGGATCCTTGGTTTCAGCCAGGGGGCCGCGCTAGCAGCTCTTGTGTGTGCCCTTGGCCAAGCCGGCGATCCCCACTTCCCTTTGCCCCGGTTTGTCATCCTCGTATCTGGTTTCTGCCCGCGGGGCCTTGGCCTCATGGAACCCATCATGCAGGGTCCCTTGTCACTGCCTTCCCTCCATGTTTTTGGGGACACTGACGGTGTCATCCCCTCTCAGGAGAGTGTGCAGCTGTGTAGCCGATTCAGTGGAGCTATCACCGTTACCCACTCTGGTGGCCACTTCATTCCAGCAGCCGCACCCCAGCGCCAGGCCTACCTCAAGTTCTTGGACCAGTTTGCAAACTGA
- the DPH1 gene encoding 2-(3-amino-3-carboxypropyl)histidine synthase subunit 1 isoform X3 — MSLLYLAVALQMPEGLLLFACTIVDILERFTEAEVMVMGDVTYGACCVDDFTARALGADFLVHYGHSCLVPMDTSAQDFRVLYVFVDIRIDTAHLLDSVRLTFPPGSALALVSTIQFVSTLQAAAQELKAEYRVSVPQCKPLSPGEILGCTSPCLPKEVEAVVYLGDGRFHLESVMIANPNISAYRFFSRYDPYSKVLSREHYDHQRMQANRQEAIATARSAKSWGLILGTLGRQGSPKILEHLESRLQALGLPFVRLLLSEIFPSKLSLLPEVDVWVQVACPRLSIDWGTAFPKPLLTPYEAAVALRDISWQQPYPMDFYASSSLGPWTVNHGRDRLLQVPGRPALGKVQGGPARPSPAAACELCSCRDEEVSPIAP; from the exons GTTCACAGAGGCCGAAGTGATGGTGATGGGCGATGTGACCTACGGGGCTTGCTGTGTGGACGACTTCACTGCGAGAGCCCTGGGGGCTGACTTCCTGGTGCACTACGGCCACAGCTGCCTGG tTCCCATGGACACCTCGGCCCAAGACTTCCGGGTACTGTACGTCTTTGTGGACATCCGGATAGACACTGCCCACCTCCTGGACTCTGTCCGCCTCACCTTTCCCCCAGGCAGCGCCCTCGCGCTGGTCAGCACCATTCAGTTCGTGTCAACCTTGCAG GCAGCTGCCCAAGAGCTGAAAGCTGAGTATCGTGTGAGTGTCCCACAGTGCAAGCCCCTGTCCCCTGGGGAGATTCTGGGCTGCACGTCCCCCTGCCTACCCAAGGAGGTGGAAGCTGTGGT GTATCTTGGAGATGGCCGCTTCCACCTGGAGTCTGTCATGATCGCCAACCCCAACATCTCCGCTTACCG CTTTTTCTCCAGATACGACCCTTACAGCAAGGTCCTGTCCAGAGAGCACTATGACCACCAGCGCATGCAGGCCAACCGCCAGGAAGCCATAGCCACTGCCCGCTCAGCTAAATCCTGGGGTCTCATCCTGGGCACTTTGGGCCGCCAAGGCAGTCCCAAGATTCTGGAG CACCTGGAATCTCGGCTCCAAGCCTTGGGACTTCCCTTCGTGAGGCTGCTGCTCTCCGAGATCTTCCCCAGCAAGCTCAGCCTCCTTCCCGAGGTGGATGT GTGGGTGCAGGTGGCATGTCCACGCCTGTCCATCGACTGGGGTACAGCCTTCCCCAAGCCGCTGCTCACGCCCTATGAG GCGGCGGTGGCCTTGAGGGACATATCCTGGCAGCAGCCCTACCCTATGGACTTCTACGCCAGCAGCTCCTTGGGGCCGTGGACGGTGAACCACGGGCGGGATCGGCTGCTCCAGGTCCCAGGCCGGCCGGCCCTGGGGAAG GTTCAGGGGGGGCCCGCGCGCCCCTCTCCAGCCGCGGCTTGCGAGCTTTGCAGCTGCAGAGACGAGGAGGTGTCGCCGATCGCTCCCTGA